From Montipora foliosa isolate CH-2021 chromosome 6, ASM3666993v2, whole genome shotgun sequence, a single genomic window includes:
- the LOC138006197 gene encoding transient receptor potential cation channel subfamily A member 1-like isoform X2 — protein MKQETGAIALFFGWMNLILFLRRLSAYGQYVIMLTTMFVTLLKVLLLFFLFVVGFGSTFYLLMDDESEQYASFPYSMMTIFVMTLGEMNYADVFMPWAKLEYAILSNILFVMFVLGMPIIIMNMLVGLAVGDIDKIQENAVLDRYVMQVELVLDMEETSPGWLRQRAHIAKHVEYPNKTSKLYEMLIGFSRPGEDKDDEETYLDLPPAFHPLMEKVAEQEKRINGIYDLLKEQSALIKSMDPIKKNREETSGYREF, from the exons GTTATCAGCTTATGGCCAATACGTCATCATGCTGACCACTATGTTTGTAACGCTACTGAAG gttCTCTTATTGTTCTTCTTATTCGTTGTGGGATTTGGCAGTACATTCTACCTGCTTATGGATGACGAATCT GAGCAATACGCAAGCTTTCCCTACTCCATGATGACCATCTTTGTGATGACCCTCGGTGAAATGAACTATGCAGATGTGTTTATGCCGTGGGCCAAACTTGAATACGCGATTCTGAGCAATATTTTGTTCGTCATGTTTGTGCTGGGAATGCCAATCATAATTATGAATATGTTG GTTGGTCTTGCTGTTGGAGACATCGATAAGATCCAAGAAAATGCTGTGTTGGATCGTTACGTAATGCAG GTGGAATTGGTACTCGATATGGAAGAGACAAGTCCTGGATGGCTCCGTCAGAGAGCTCATATTGCCAAACATGTGGAGTATCCCAACAAGACATCCAAG CTGTATGAAATGCTAATAGGGTTCAGTCGCCCTGGAGAGGATAAAGATGACGAGGAGACATACCTAGACCTCCCCCCTGCGTTTCATCCATTAATGGAGAAGGTAGCAGAGCAGGAGAAGAG AATCAATGGGATATACGATCTATTGAAGGAACAATCAGCATTGATTAAATCCATGGATCCCATTAAGAAGAACCGGGAAGAAACAAGCGGATACAGAGAGTTCTAA